From the genome of Eucalyptus grandis isolate ANBG69807.140 chromosome 2, ASM1654582v1, whole genome shotgun sequence, one region includes:
- the LOC104434410 gene encoding VQ motif-containing protein 20, producing MSPAHLDDHHHHHRHAPPFPPPLKTNRDSRSIKKPSPPSSSSSTTAAAAAAASASAARPSHQQQQQRHPVIIYTHSPKIIHTQPRDFMALVQKLTGLSRSSPDDEPKPTQTPTQQPANEAAAAAAAENCSSSVGDGSQVNSCFAAAAAAAPPTFEAANGGGAYLSNHLPFLPNNAADFLCSNPPNFYDFNEATAFGFPGNGMRTTNYMSYSSFERTNNFREF from the exons ATGAGCCCCGCCCATCTCgacgaccaccaccaccaccaccgccacgcCCCTCCGTTCCCGCCGCCGCTGAAGACGAACCGGGACTCCCGCTCCATCAAGAAGCCGtcgccgccctcctcctcctcctcgaccacggccgccgctgccgccgccgcctccgcctccgccgcgaGGCCGTcgcaccagcagcagcagcagcgccACCCGGTGATCATCTACACGCACTCGCCGAAGATCATCCACACGCAGCCCCGCGACTTCATGGCGCTCGTCCAGAAGCTCACCGGCCTCTCCCGCTCGTCCCCCGACGACGAGCCGAAGCCGACGCAGACGCCGACGCAGCAGCCGGCAAAcgaggccgccgccgccgccgccgcg GAGAACTGCAGCAGCAGCGTCGGGGACGGCAGCCAGGTGAACTCCtgcttcgccgccgccgccgccgccgcgccgcccaCCTTCGAGGCCGCGAACGGCGGCGGCGCGTATCTGAGTAATCATCTTCCGTTTTTGCCGAATAATGCGGCGGATTTCCTGTGCTCGAACCCGCCTAATTTCTATGATTTCAACGAGGCGACGGCGTTTGGTTTTCCGGGGAACGGCATGAGGACGACGAACTACATGTCCTACTCCAGTTTTGAAAGGACGAACAATTTTCgcgaattttga
- the LOC104421683 gene encoding uncharacterized protein LOC104421683 isoform X1 produces MAGPSEARNWLEGLVRDGSLGRWMGRRSPFDDEFVDAGTSAAAGKNWMVELSPIANIVVRRCSKVLGISMSELQKSFDEEAHDNVKHPQRYARNFLEFCCFMTLSLSVRATAHLADKKFRRLTYDMMVAWESPAASNLPSLNMVDENVSVGAEAFSRIAPAIPIIANVIICKNLFEVLSTSTGGRLKFPIYDKFLSALERALRRLKSQTASSRLSAVRSLRGEQVLEVGGKIASQPILEHVGRSTWPGRLTLTDHALYFEAFQVVSYDKAKRYDLSDELEQVVRAEVTGPLGTRLFDKAILYNSVSLLEPVIIEFPEIKGHKRRDYWLAIVREILYVHRFINKFQITGIERDEAISKAILGILRVQAIQNMNTSGPLCYEALLMFSLCDQLPGGDLIMEALAKLLCLRESDRSNSKFNRRMYSMSSVSMISNLGFLSGNSSSHLSEEGLPVGEISVGQLSFLERAVKESGDNYKEVVVARESCDGAKVNGIDTNLAVMKELMFPIKAVGNWLLSLAYWDDPLKSSIFCLSFTFIICRGWLGYFSALVLTGIVAFVMLARLQNRGRPALEIKVTAPPAKNAVEQLLAVHNGISLAKGLVQDGNIILLKLRALLFSSLPQASEKLVLALIVSALIIAFLPGKYTALLVFLEIFTRYSPFRRKGTERLMRRLRDWWFSIPAAPVIVERKEEEKKKK; encoded by the exons ATGGCTGGGCCCAGCGAAGCGAGAAATTGGCTAGAGGGTCTGGTGAGGGACGGATCGCTTGGGCGGTGGATGGGAAGGCGGTCCCCGTTCGATGATGAATTCGTTGATGCGGGAACGTCTGCAGCTGCTGGGAAGAACTGGATGGTGGAGCTCTCTCCGATTGCAAACATTGTTGTTAGAAGATGCTCAAA GGTACTTGGCATTTCTATGAGTGAACTTCAGAAAAGCTTCGATGAAGAGGCTCATGATAATGTGAAGCATCCACAACGTTATGCACGGAACTTTCTGGAGTTTTGCTGTTTCATGACACTTTCTCTTTCTGTACGTGCTACTGCTCATCTGGCTGACAAGAAATTCCGTCGACTGACTTATGACATGATGGTTGCCTGGGAGAGTCCTGCAGCGTCCAATCTGCCTTCCCTTAACATG GTAGATGAAAATGTTTCAGTTGGAGCAGAGGCTTTCTCTCGTATAGCTCCTGCCATTCCTATTATTGCCAATGTGATTATTTGCAAAAATCTTTTTGAGGTGCTTAGCACTTCAACTGGTGGAAGGCTCAAATTTCCCATCTATGACAAGTTCCTTTCTGCATTAGAAAG AGCTCTGAGGAGATTGAAGAGCCAGACAGCTTCATCCCGCCTTTCTGCTGTCAGATCCTTGAGAGGAGAGCAGGTCCTTGAAGTAGGTGGAAAAATCGCCAGTCAGCCAATTCTTGAACATGTTGGAAGATCCACATGGCCTG GTCGGCTTACCCTGACAGATCATGCACTTTACTTTGAAGCTTTTCAAGTAGTATCCTATGACAAGGCAAAGAGATATGACTTGTCAGATGAACTAGAACAAGTTGTTCGAGCAGAGGTGACTGGTCCATTGGGTACTCGATTATTTGACAAGGCAATCTTGTACAATTCAGTATCCTT ATTAGAACCAGTCATTATCGAGTTTCCTGAGATTAAAGGTCATAAACGCCGGGATTATTGGCTGGCAATTGTCAGAGAGATTCTTTATGTGCATAGGTTCATAAACAAATTCCAGATAACTGGTATTGAAAGGGATGAGGCAATTTCCAAGGCTATTCTTGGAATCTTGCGTGTACAGGCCATTCAAAATATGAATACCTCTGGTCCTCTCTGCTATGAGGCTCTTTTGATGTTCAGTCTTTGTGATCAACTTCCAGGGGGAGACTTAATAATGGAAGCACTAGCAAAGCTGTTATGCTTGAGGGAGTCGGACAGAAGTAATTCTAAGTTCAACAGAAGGATGTACTCAATGTCATCTGTCTCCATGATTTCCAACTTGGGCTTTTTATCTGGTAACAGTTCAAGTCATCTCAGTGAGGAAGGCCTTCCAGTTGGTGAGATCTCTGTGGGGCAGTTGAGTTTTCTGGAAAGAGCAGTAAAGGAATCTGGGGACAACTACAAGGAAGTGGTAGTGGCGCGAGAATCCTGTGATGGAGCTAAAGTCAACGGCATTGATACAAATTTAGCAGTAATGAAG GAGTTAATGTTCCCCATTAAGGCAGTTGGAAATTGGCTTCTTTCTCTGGCATACTGGGATGATCCTTTGAAGTCTTCGATATTCTGTCTGAGTTTCACTTTCATCATTTGCAG GGGGTGGCTCGGCTACTTCTCTGCACTGGTGCTCACTGGTATTGTGGCTTTCGTTATGCTCGCACGGCTTCAAAACCGAGGGAGGCCCGCTCTTGAGATTAAGGTAACGGCACCACCAGCGAAGAATGCAGTCGAGCAGCTTTTGGCTGTTCACAATGGAATCTCTCTAGCCAAAGGGCTTGTCCAGGATGGGAACATAATCCTTCTCAAGCTACGTGCATTATTGTTTTCTTCGCTTCCTCAG GCTAGCGAGAAACTTGTCCTTGCTCTCATTGTCTCAGCTTTGATAATCGCCTTTTTGCCTGGAAAGTACACGGCGCTACTcgttttcttggaaattttcaCCAGATATTCTCCCTTCAGAAGAAAAGGCACGGAAAGATTGATGAGGAGACTGCGGGATTGGTGGTTCAGTATCCCAGCGGCTCCAGTCATCgtggaaagaaaggaagaagagaagaagaaaaagtaa
- the LOC104421683 gene encoding uncharacterized protein LOC104421683 isoform X2 produces MMNSLMRERLQLLGRTGWWSSLRLQTLLLEDAQSKLVLGISMSELQKSFDEEAHDNVKHPQRYARNFLEFCCFMTLSLSVRATAHLADKKFRRLTYDMMVAWESPAASNLPSLNMVDENVSVGAEAFSRIAPAIPIIANVIICKNLFEVLSTSTGGRLKFPIYDKFLSALERALRRLKSQTASSRLSAVRSLRGEQVLEVGGKIASQPILEHVGRSTWPGRLTLTDHALYFEAFQVVSYDKAKRYDLSDELEQVVRAEVTGPLGTRLFDKAILYNSVSLLEPVIIEFPEIKGHKRRDYWLAIVREILYVHRFINKFQITGIERDEAISKAILGILRVQAIQNMNTSGPLCYEALLMFSLCDQLPGGDLIMEALAKLLCLRESDRSNSKFNRRMYSMSSVSMISNLGFLSGNSSSHLSEEGLPVGEISVGQLSFLERAVKESGDNYKEVVVARESCDGAKVNGIDTNLAVMKELMFPIKAVGNWLLSLAYWDDPLKSSIFCLSFTFIICRGWLGYFSALVLTGIVAFVMLARLQNRGRPALEIKVTAPPAKNAVEQLLAVHNGISLAKGLVQDGNIILLKLRALLFSSLPQASEKLVLALIVSALIIAFLPGKYTALLVFLEIFTRYSPFRRKGTERLMRRLRDWWFSIPAAPVIVERKEEEKKKK; encoded by the exons ATGATGAATTCGTTGATGCGGGAACGTCTGCAGCTGCTGGGAAGAACTGGATGGTGGAGCTCTCTCCGATTGCAAACATTGTTGTTAGAAGATGCTCAAAGTAAGCT GGTACTTGGCATTTCTATGAGTGAACTTCAGAAAAGCTTCGATGAAGAGGCTCATGATAATGTGAAGCATCCACAACGTTATGCACGGAACTTTCTGGAGTTTTGCTGTTTCATGACACTTTCTCTTTCTGTACGTGCTACTGCTCATCTGGCTGACAAGAAATTCCGTCGACTGACTTATGACATGATGGTTGCCTGGGAGAGTCCTGCAGCGTCCAATCTGCCTTCCCTTAACATG GTAGATGAAAATGTTTCAGTTGGAGCAGAGGCTTTCTCTCGTATAGCTCCTGCCATTCCTATTATTGCCAATGTGATTATTTGCAAAAATCTTTTTGAGGTGCTTAGCACTTCAACTGGTGGAAGGCTCAAATTTCCCATCTATGACAAGTTCCTTTCTGCATTAGAAAG AGCTCTGAGGAGATTGAAGAGCCAGACAGCTTCATCCCGCCTTTCTGCTGTCAGATCCTTGAGAGGAGAGCAGGTCCTTGAAGTAGGTGGAAAAATCGCCAGTCAGCCAATTCTTGAACATGTTGGAAGATCCACATGGCCTG GTCGGCTTACCCTGACAGATCATGCACTTTACTTTGAAGCTTTTCAAGTAGTATCCTATGACAAGGCAAAGAGATATGACTTGTCAGATGAACTAGAACAAGTTGTTCGAGCAGAGGTGACTGGTCCATTGGGTACTCGATTATTTGACAAGGCAATCTTGTACAATTCAGTATCCTT ATTAGAACCAGTCATTATCGAGTTTCCTGAGATTAAAGGTCATAAACGCCGGGATTATTGGCTGGCAATTGTCAGAGAGATTCTTTATGTGCATAGGTTCATAAACAAATTCCAGATAACTGGTATTGAAAGGGATGAGGCAATTTCCAAGGCTATTCTTGGAATCTTGCGTGTACAGGCCATTCAAAATATGAATACCTCTGGTCCTCTCTGCTATGAGGCTCTTTTGATGTTCAGTCTTTGTGATCAACTTCCAGGGGGAGACTTAATAATGGAAGCACTAGCAAAGCTGTTATGCTTGAGGGAGTCGGACAGAAGTAATTCTAAGTTCAACAGAAGGATGTACTCAATGTCATCTGTCTCCATGATTTCCAACTTGGGCTTTTTATCTGGTAACAGTTCAAGTCATCTCAGTGAGGAAGGCCTTCCAGTTGGTGAGATCTCTGTGGGGCAGTTGAGTTTTCTGGAAAGAGCAGTAAAGGAATCTGGGGACAACTACAAGGAAGTGGTAGTGGCGCGAGAATCCTGTGATGGAGCTAAAGTCAACGGCATTGATACAAATTTAGCAGTAATGAAG GAGTTAATGTTCCCCATTAAGGCAGTTGGAAATTGGCTTCTTTCTCTGGCATACTGGGATGATCCTTTGAAGTCTTCGATATTCTGTCTGAGTTTCACTTTCATCATTTGCAG GGGGTGGCTCGGCTACTTCTCTGCACTGGTGCTCACTGGTATTGTGGCTTTCGTTATGCTCGCACGGCTTCAAAACCGAGGGAGGCCCGCTCTTGAGATTAAGGTAACGGCACCACCAGCGAAGAATGCAGTCGAGCAGCTTTTGGCTGTTCACAATGGAATCTCTCTAGCCAAAGGGCTTGTCCAGGATGGGAACATAATCCTTCTCAAGCTACGTGCATTATTGTTTTCTTCGCTTCCTCAG GCTAGCGAGAAACTTGTCCTTGCTCTCATTGTCTCAGCTTTGATAATCGCCTTTTTGCCTGGAAAGTACACGGCGCTACTcgttttcttggaaattttcaCCAGATATTCTCCCTTCAGAAGAAAAGGCACGGAAAGATTGATGAGGAGACTGCGGGATTGGTGGTTCAGTATCCCAGCGGCTCCAGTCATCgtggaaagaaaggaagaagagaagaagaaaaagtaa
- the LOC104421683 gene encoding uncharacterized protein LOC104421683 isoform X3: MSELQKSFDEEAHDNVKHPQRYARNFLEFCCFMTLSLSVRATAHLADKKFRRLTYDMMVAWESPAASNLPSLNMVDENVSVGAEAFSRIAPAIPIIANVIICKNLFEVLSTSTGGRLKFPIYDKFLSALERALRRLKSQTASSRLSAVRSLRGEQVLEVGGKIASQPILEHVGRSTWPGRLTLTDHALYFEAFQVVSYDKAKRYDLSDELEQVVRAEVTGPLGTRLFDKAILYNSVSLLEPVIIEFPEIKGHKRRDYWLAIVREILYVHRFINKFQITGIERDEAISKAILGILRVQAIQNMNTSGPLCYEALLMFSLCDQLPGGDLIMEALAKLLCLRESDRSNSKFNRRMYSMSSVSMISNLGFLSGNSSSHLSEEGLPVGEISVGQLSFLERAVKESGDNYKEVVVARESCDGAKVNGIDTNLAVMKELMFPIKAVGNWLLSLAYWDDPLKSSIFCLSFTFIICRGWLGYFSALVLTGIVAFVMLARLQNRGRPALEIKVTAPPAKNAVEQLLAVHNGISLAKGLVQDGNIILLKLRALLFSSLPQASEKLVLALIVSALIIAFLPGKYTALLVFLEIFTRYSPFRRKGTERLMRRLRDWWFSIPAAPVIVERKEEEKKKK, translated from the exons ATGAGTGAACTTCAGAAAAGCTTCGATGAAGAGGCTCATGATAATGTGAAGCATCCACAACGTTATGCACGGAACTTTCTGGAGTTTTGCTGTTTCATGACACTTTCTCTTTCTGTACGTGCTACTGCTCATCTGGCTGACAAGAAATTCCGTCGACTGACTTATGACATGATGGTTGCCTGGGAGAGTCCTGCAGCGTCCAATCTGCCTTCCCTTAACATG GTAGATGAAAATGTTTCAGTTGGAGCAGAGGCTTTCTCTCGTATAGCTCCTGCCATTCCTATTATTGCCAATGTGATTATTTGCAAAAATCTTTTTGAGGTGCTTAGCACTTCAACTGGTGGAAGGCTCAAATTTCCCATCTATGACAAGTTCCTTTCTGCATTAGAAAG AGCTCTGAGGAGATTGAAGAGCCAGACAGCTTCATCCCGCCTTTCTGCTGTCAGATCCTTGAGAGGAGAGCAGGTCCTTGAAGTAGGTGGAAAAATCGCCAGTCAGCCAATTCTTGAACATGTTGGAAGATCCACATGGCCTG GTCGGCTTACCCTGACAGATCATGCACTTTACTTTGAAGCTTTTCAAGTAGTATCCTATGACAAGGCAAAGAGATATGACTTGTCAGATGAACTAGAACAAGTTGTTCGAGCAGAGGTGACTGGTCCATTGGGTACTCGATTATTTGACAAGGCAATCTTGTACAATTCAGTATCCTT ATTAGAACCAGTCATTATCGAGTTTCCTGAGATTAAAGGTCATAAACGCCGGGATTATTGGCTGGCAATTGTCAGAGAGATTCTTTATGTGCATAGGTTCATAAACAAATTCCAGATAACTGGTATTGAAAGGGATGAGGCAATTTCCAAGGCTATTCTTGGAATCTTGCGTGTACAGGCCATTCAAAATATGAATACCTCTGGTCCTCTCTGCTATGAGGCTCTTTTGATGTTCAGTCTTTGTGATCAACTTCCAGGGGGAGACTTAATAATGGAAGCACTAGCAAAGCTGTTATGCTTGAGGGAGTCGGACAGAAGTAATTCTAAGTTCAACAGAAGGATGTACTCAATGTCATCTGTCTCCATGATTTCCAACTTGGGCTTTTTATCTGGTAACAGTTCAAGTCATCTCAGTGAGGAAGGCCTTCCAGTTGGTGAGATCTCTGTGGGGCAGTTGAGTTTTCTGGAAAGAGCAGTAAAGGAATCTGGGGACAACTACAAGGAAGTGGTAGTGGCGCGAGAATCCTGTGATGGAGCTAAAGTCAACGGCATTGATACAAATTTAGCAGTAATGAAG GAGTTAATGTTCCCCATTAAGGCAGTTGGAAATTGGCTTCTTTCTCTGGCATACTGGGATGATCCTTTGAAGTCTTCGATATTCTGTCTGAGTTTCACTTTCATCATTTGCAG GGGGTGGCTCGGCTACTTCTCTGCACTGGTGCTCACTGGTATTGTGGCTTTCGTTATGCTCGCACGGCTTCAAAACCGAGGGAGGCCCGCTCTTGAGATTAAGGTAACGGCACCACCAGCGAAGAATGCAGTCGAGCAGCTTTTGGCTGTTCACAATGGAATCTCTCTAGCCAAAGGGCTTGTCCAGGATGGGAACATAATCCTTCTCAAGCTACGTGCATTATTGTTTTCTTCGCTTCCTCAG GCTAGCGAGAAACTTGTCCTTGCTCTCATTGTCTCAGCTTTGATAATCGCCTTTTTGCCTGGAAAGTACACGGCGCTACTcgttttcttggaaattttcaCCAGATATTCTCCCTTCAGAAGAAAAGGCACGGAAAGATTGATGAGGAGACTGCGGGATTGGTGGTTCAGTATCCCAGCGGCTCCAGTCATCgtggaaagaaaggaagaagagaagaagaaaaagtaa